One genomic segment of Arthrobacter sp. Marseille-P9274 includes these proteins:
- a CDS encoding tryptophan-rich sensory protein translates to METTTRGGTGLAIPVLVLVSGIVATIGAFLGSGALGGTPIQFAAGGWLNEDSTPLAPAKGAFRIWSLIYLGLLAYSVWQLLPAQRRSARQQGLRPWAAAAMLLNAAWIWVVQAGWLGLSLAVIVVLLAVLARIFVLLVRVRPEGTADAIITDGTFGLYFGWVTIAIVANTSAVLGAAGFDGFGMPVALATAVLVAAAVVGVATAWRSGGRLAPVLALSWGLAWISVGRLDGGLVSPGTAVAAGICAAVVLIAGVVLRLLRGRRTLPA, encoded by the coding sequence ATGGAGACCACAACACGGGGCGGGACCGGGTTGGCGATCCCGGTGCTGGTGCTGGTCAGCGGGATCGTTGCGACCATCGGCGCCTTCCTGGGCAGCGGGGCGCTGGGCGGGACGCCGATCCAGTTCGCCGCCGGCGGCTGGCTGAACGAGGATTCCACCCCGCTCGCGCCGGCCAAGGGCGCCTTCCGGATCTGGTCGCTCATCTATCTGGGCCTGCTGGCCTACTCGGTCTGGCAGTTGCTGCCCGCCCAGCGCCGGTCCGCGCGGCAGCAGGGCCTGCGGCCGTGGGCAGCCGCGGCCATGTTGCTGAACGCCGCGTGGATCTGGGTGGTGCAGGCCGGCTGGCTGGGGTTGAGCCTGGCGGTGATCGTGGTGCTGCTGGCGGTGCTGGCCCGGATTTTCGTGCTGCTGGTCCGCGTCCGCCCGGAGGGAACGGCGGACGCGATCATTACCGATGGAACCTTCGGGCTCTACTTCGGCTGGGTCACCATTGCCATCGTCGCCAACACCTCCGCCGTCCTGGGGGCCGCGGGCTTCGACGGCTTCGGCATGCCGGTGGCTCTTGCGACCGCAGTGCTGGTGGCCGCCGCCGTCGTCGGCGTGGCCACGGCCTGGCGCAGCGGCGGACGGCTGGCTCCCGTGCTGGCCCTGTCCTGGGGGCTGGCCTGGATCAGCGTGGGCCGGCTGGACGGCGGACTGGTCTCGCCCGGGACCGCGGTGGCCGCCGGAATCTGCGCCGCCGTGGTCCTCATTGCGGGGGTTGTCCTCAGGCTGCTCCGCGGGCGGCGGACCCTGCCGGCGTAG
- a CDS encoding lycopene cyclase domain-containing protein, protein MTYWLLNAVFLAAAAAAALAAALVKARRPRKAGAAVVLTLLALCVLTAVFDNIMIAAGLFAYSAEHTSGWRIGLAPLEDFAYVLAAALLLPALWTLLPAGRATAGRPTAGRKDAHGE, encoded by the coding sequence ATGACGTACTGGCTGCTCAACGCCGTCTTCCTCGCCGCCGCCGCGGCCGCGGCGCTGGCCGCCGCCCTCGTCAAGGCACGCCGGCCGCGGAAGGCGGGCGCCGCCGTCGTACTCACCCTGCTGGCGCTGTGCGTGCTGACGGCGGTGTTCGACAACATCATGATCGCCGCGGGGCTCTTCGCGTACAGTGCGGAGCACACGTCGGGCTGGCGGATCGGGCTCGCGCCGCTGGAGGACTTTGCCTACGTGCTGGCCGCGGCGCTGCTGCTGCCGGCGCTGTGGACGCTGCTGCCGGCCGGACGGGCAACCGCCGGACGGCCAACCGCCGGGAGGAAGGACGCCCATGGAGAGTGA
- a CDS encoding SDR family oxidoreductase has translation MTQRVLVTGATGYIGGRLVPRLLEAGYTVRVLVRSPSKLKAVPWHDDVEIAEGDLGDAEAAAKACEGVETVFYLVHSMGSGAGFEQKELAMARTVADATARSGVKRIVYLGGLHPEGVELSRHMRSRTAVGRVLLEGEVPAVVFQAGVVIGSGSASFEMIRHLTENLPVMPAPSWVRRKIEPIAIRDVLHYLVHAPALPEGLNRTFDIGSREVLTYAGIMYGYGHQAGLTRRKVFSLPVPAPKLAGWWVALTTPIPHSMAVPLVESLQHDAVAAEHDIDGYIPQPDGGLTGYRKAVELALGKMATGEVETSWTNASQAPPSDPLPSDPDWAGRTVFVDERTRSTDVAPEQVWRVIEGIGGANGWYSWPAAWAIRGVLDKLVGGAGHNRGRRHGDRLSVGEAVDWWRVESVEDSPEGKVLRLHAEMKVPGQAWLELSALPDGTGTTYRQRAIYFPTGLSGKLYWWIVLPFHGLIFPSMARNIIQRAAAYQSSSMVTKNPVT, from the coding sequence ATGACACAACGGGTACTGGTCACGGGGGCCACCGGCTACATCGGCGGGCGGCTCGTCCCGCGGCTGCTCGAGGCGGGCTACACCGTCCGCGTGCTGGTGCGGTCGCCATCGAAACTCAAGGCCGTTCCCTGGCACGACGACGTGGAAATCGCTGAGGGGGACCTGGGCGATGCGGAGGCCGCGGCGAAGGCCTGCGAGGGCGTGGAGACCGTCTTTTACCTGGTGCACTCGATGGGCTCGGGCGCCGGGTTCGAGCAGAAGGAACTCGCGATGGCCCGGACCGTGGCCGACGCCACCGCGCGCTCCGGGGTGAAGCGGATCGTCTACCTCGGCGGACTGCATCCGGAGGGGGTGGAACTCTCCCGGCACATGCGCTCGCGGACCGCCGTCGGACGCGTGCTGCTGGAAGGCGAGGTGCCCGCGGTGGTGTTCCAGGCCGGCGTCGTGATCGGCTCGGGCTCCGCGTCCTTCGAGATGATCCGGCACCTGACCGAAAACCTGCCGGTGATGCCGGCGCCGAGCTGGGTGCGGCGGAAGATCGAGCCGATCGCCATCAGGGACGTGCTGCACTACCTGGTGCACGCGCCGGCACTGCCGGAGGGGCTGAACCGGACGTTCGACATCGGTTCGCGCGAGGTGCTGACCTACGCCGGCATCATGTACGGCTACGGGCACCAGGCCGGGCTGACGCGGCGCAAGGTCTTTTCGCTGCCGGTCCCGGCGCCCAAGCTGGCGGGCTGGTGGGTGGCGCTGACCACGCCGATCCCGCACTCGATGGCGGTGCCGCTGGTGGAGTCGCTGCAGCATGATGCGGTGGCCGCCGAACACGACATCGACGGCTACATCCCGCAGCCGGACGGCGGGCTCACCGGCTACCGCAAGGCGGTGGAGCTGGCGCTGGGCAAGATGGCCACGGGCGAGGTCGAGACCAGCTGGACCAATGCGTCGCAGGCGCCGCCGTCCGACCCGCTCCCCAGCGACCCGGACTGGGCCGGCCGCACGGTGTTCGTGGACGAGCGCACGCGCAGCACCGACGTGGCTCCTGAACAAGTCTGGCGGGTGATCGAAGGGATCGGCGGGGCCAACGGCTGGTACTCCTGGCCGGCCGCGTGGGCGATCCGCGGCGTGCTGGACAAGCTGGTCGGCGGGGCCGGGCACAACCGCGGCCGCCGGCACGGGGACCGGCTCAGTGTCGGCGAGGCGGTGGACTGGTGGAGGGTGGAGTCCGTGGAAGACTCGCCGGAAGGCAAGGTGCTGCGGCTGCACGCGGAGATGAAGGTTCCCGGCCAGGCCTGGCTGGAGCTCTCGGCGCTGCCCGATGGCACCGGCACCACCTACCGGCAGCGGGCCATCTACTTCCCCACCGGGCTCTCCGGCAAGCTGTACTGGTGGATCGTGCTGCCGTTCCACGGACTGATCTTCCCGTCCATGGCACGCAACATCATTCAGCGTGCGGCCGCGTACCAGAGCAGCAGCATGGTGACGAAGAACCCGGTCACGTAG
- a CDS encoding glycosyltransferase family A protein, with protein MGFGVSVVIPCLNDAGPLEACLRSLADQLEPPDEVIVVDNGCTDNSAEVARRFGARVVAEPAPGIPAAASAGYDAAAGHIIARCDADSVLPPDWTRRIAAAFSREPGLAAVTGNGRFYALPRPAAVVLSALYLGSYYLAAGAALGHAPLFGSNMALRRSCWLEVRDEVHRSDAGLHDDLCLSFHLGPLRRIRLDPRLAASMSPRAIASRSSLVLRFRRAFHTLSVHWPEQAPARRWQARLAAGRTLPANRRRQSA; from the coding sequence ATGGGCTTCGGCGTCTCCGTGGTGATCCCGTGCCTTAACGACGCGGGACCGCTGGAGGCCTGCCTGCGCTCACTCGCCGACCAGCTGGAGCCGCCGGACGAGGTCATCGTGGTGGACAACGGCTGCACGGACAACAGCGCCGAGGTCGCCCGCAGGTTCGGCGCCCGCGTGGTCGCCGAGCCCGCCCCCGGCATTCCGGCCGCGGCGTCGGCCGGCTACGACGCCGCGGCAGGCCACATCATCGCGCGCTGCGATGCAGACTCCGTCCTGCCGCCGGACTGGACCCGCCGGATCGCCGCCGCGTTCTCCCGCGAGCCCGGCCTCGCGGCCGTGACCGGGAACGGACGCTTCTACGCACTCCCCCGGCCCGCCGCCGTCGTGCTTTCCGCCTTGTACCTGGGCTCCTACTACCTCGCCGCCGGGGCGGCGCTGGGCCACGCGCCGCTGTTCGGTTCCAACATGGCGCTGCGGCGCTCGTGCTGGCTGGAGGTGCGGGACGAGGTGCACCGCTCGGACGCCGGGCTGCATGACGATCTGTGCCTGAGCTTCCACCTCGGGCCGCTGCGGCGGATCCGGCTCGACCCACGGCTGGCGGCCAGCATGTCGCCGCGGGCCATCGCCAGCCGGTCCAGCCTGGTGCTGCGCTTCCGGCGTGCCTTCCACACGTTGTCCGTACACTGGCCGGAGCAGGCGCCGGCGCGGCGCTGGCAGGCCCGCCTTGCCGCCGGCCGCACACTTCCCGCCAATCGAAGGAGACAGTCCGCATGA
- a CDS encoding prenyltransferase, which translates to MESDLKPRSTLRNLLVSSRPVSWVNTAYPFAAAYLLAAGAVDLPLIIGTLFFLIPYNLAMYGINDVFDYESDVLNPRKGGAEGAVLDRSLHRTTLLAAVLVPLPFVAYLLAAGTWLSAAVLALSLFAVVAYSAPGLRFKERPFVDSMTSSFHFVSPALFGLVLAGADFSGALWAVLGAFFLWGMASQAFGAVQDINADRQGGVGSVATVLGAAATVKYALAAYALAGVLMLFSGWPGALGALLALPYLANIWPFRSVPDAGAEASNAGWKRFLWLNYVTGFFVTMLLLWYAAAR; encoded by the coding sequence ATGGAGAGTGACCTCAAACCCCGTTCGACACTGCGGAACCTGCTGGTCTCCTCGCGGCCGGTCTCGTGGGTCAACACCGCCTACCCGTTTGCGGCCGCCTACCTGCTCGCCGCCGGCGCGGTGGACCTGCCGCTCATCATCGGCACGCTGTTCTTCCTGATCCCGTACAACCTCGCGATGTACGGCATCAACGATGTGTTCGACTACGAGTCGGACGTGCTCAACCCGCGCAAGGGCGGGGCCGAGGGCGCCGTGCTGGACCGCTCGCTGCACCGGACCACGCTGCTGGCCGCCGTGCTCGTGCCGCTGCCGTTCGTGGCGTACCTGCTGGCGGCCGGGACCTGGCTGTCCGCGGCGGTGCTGGCGTTGAGCCTGTTCGCCGTGGTCGCCTACAGCGCGCCCGGGCTCCGGTTCAAGGAGCGGCCATTCGTGGACTCGATGACCTCGAGCTTCCACTTCGTCAGCCCGGCACTGTTCGGGCTGGTGCTCGCCGGCGCGGACTTCAGCGGCGCGCTGTGGGCGGTGCTCGGGGCGTTCTTCCTCTGGGGCATGGCCAGCCAGGCGTTCGGCGCAGTGCAGGACATCAACGCGGACCGGCAGGGCGGGGTCGGGTCCGTGGCCACCGTGCTGGGCGCCGCCGCAACGGTCAAGTACGCGCTCGCCGCCTACGCGCTGGCCGGCGTCCTGATGCTCTTCAGCGGCTGGCCGGGCGCGCTGGGCGCCCTGCTGGCGCTGCCGTACCTCGCGAACATCTGGCCGTTCCGGTCGGTGCCCGACGCGGGCGCGGAGGCCAGCAATGCCGGCTGGAAGCGGTTCCTCTGGCTGAACTACGTGACCGGGTTCTTCGTCACCATGCTGCTGCTCTGGTACGCGGCCGCACGCTGA
- a CDS encoding deoxyribodipyrimidine photo-lyase — MATSLVWFRDDLRVRDNPALLAAVADSAAVALYVLDEESDGVRPLGGAARWWLHHALEDLRGELDALGIPLLLRRGAAAGIVAEVADALDAEAVYWNRRYGGPERQVDAEIKAKAEEAGRHAESFQASLLHEPWRIQTGQSTPYKVFTPFWKTVSELDFRSPLDAPEPTQRFRGRLPESEELDGWELLPHRPDWAGGLQEAWTPGAAAGHELLEDFVDGALADYPQGRDRPAVRGTSRLSPYLRWGHLSPFQVGHAVAARRGARRGEAVRTYLGELGWREFCWHQLYHQPLLAERNLRPEFDAFPWERPGRRRTGNDGGPSPSARDANDGGPSPAARVRAWQRGRTGVPLVDAGQRELWTTGWMHNRVRMVSASFLVKNLGIDWRVGEQWFWDTLVDADAANNPASWQWVAGSGADAAPFFRIFNPLTQQAKFDPEARYVSRWVPEYASPEYPEPIVDVKESRQAALEAYQALREDKSPAHDKVGRPGTAGRRGRAG, encoded by the coding sequence ATGGCGACGTCGCTGGTGTGGTTCCGCGACGACCTGCGGGTCCGGGACAATCCGGCGCTGCTGGCCGCGGTCGCGGACTCCGCCGCGGTGGCGCTGTACGTCCTGGACGAGGAGAGCGACGGGGTCCGCCCGCTCGGCGGCGCCGCCCGCTGGTGGCTGCACCACGCGCTGGAAGACCTGCGCGGCGAACTGGACGCCCTCGGCATCCCGCTGCTGCTGCGCCGCGGCGCCGCCGCCGGCATCGTGGCCGAGGTCGCGGACGCCTTGGACGCGGAGGCCGTGTACTGGAACCGGCGCTACGGTGGGCCAGAGCGCCAGGTCGATGCCGAGATCAAGGCGAAGGCGGAGGAGGCCGGCCGCCACGCGGAGAGTTTCCAGGCCTCGCTGCTGCACGAACCTTGGCGGATCCAGACCGGCCAAAGCACGCCGTATAAGGTGTTCACGCCGTTCTGGAAGACCGTTTCGGAGCTGGACTTCCGCAGTCCGCTGGATGCGCCGGAACCAACGCAGCGCTTCCGCGGCCGGCTCCCGGAGTCCGAGGAGCTGGACGGCTGGGAGCTGCTGCCACACCGTCCGGACTGGGCCGGCGGCCTGCAGGAGGCCTGGACCCCGGGCGCCGCGGCCGGCCACGAACTGCTGGAGGACTTCGTCGACGGGGCGCTGGCGGACTACCCGCAGGGCCGCGACCGCCCGGCCGTGCGCGGCACGAGCCGCCTCTCCCCCTACCTCCGCTGGGGCCATCTGAGCCCGTTCCAGGTCGGGCACGCGGTCGCCGCCCGGCGCGGCGCCAGGCGTGGCGAGGCCGTCCGTACCTACCTCGGCGAGCTCGGCTGGCGGGAGTTCTGCTGGCACCAGCTCTACCACCAGCCGCTGCTGGCGGAGCGGAACCTGCGTCCGGAATTCGATGCCTTTCCGTGGGAGCGTCCGGGCCGCAGGCGGACCGGGAACGACGGCGGTCCCTCGCCTAGCGCCCGGGATGCGAACGACGGCGGTCCCTCGCCTGCCGCACGGGTCCGCGCCTGGCAGCGGGGCAGGACCGGTGTGCCGCTGGTGGACGCCGGCCAGCGTGAGCTCTGGACTACCGGCTGGATGCACAACCGGGTGCGGATGGTCTCGGCCAGTTTCCTGGTCAAGAACCTCGGCATCGACTGGCGGGTCGGCGAGCAGTGGTTCTGGGACACCCTCGTGGACGCCGACGCGGCGAACAACCCGGCGAGCTGGCAGTGGGTGGCGGGCTCGGGGGCAGACGCGGCGCCGTTCTTCCGGATCTTCAACCCGCTGACCCAGCAGGCCAAATTTGATCCCGAGGCCCGCTACGTCTCGCGCTGGGTGCCGGAGTATGCGAGCCCGGAGTACCCGGAGCCGATCGTGGACGTGAAGGAATCCCGGCAGGCGGCGCTCGAGGCGTACCAGGCGCTGCGCGAGGACAAGTCCCCGGCCCACGACAAGGTCGGGCGTCCGGGCACGGCAGGGCGTCGCGGCAGGGCCGGCTGA
- a CDS encoding Dps family protein produces the protein MAGKNGSKAGFTVPGLKLEDGYKVGETLQMRLHALNDLQLTLKHAHWNVVGRDFIGVHEMLDPQIEQVRAMIDAVAERMATMGVSPNGLPGALVSERTWDDYSIGRAGTAEHLAALNLVYNGVVEDHRKAIEEVGDIDPITEDLLIGQTAELELFQWFIRAHLENAEGRLESEGARTEKDAAGKTEKGSKSDKSGKSK, from the coding sequence ATGGCCGGGAAGAACGGATCGAAGGCAGGCTTTACGGTACCGGGTCTGAAGCTGGAGGACGGCTACAAGGTCGGTGAGACGCTGCAAATGCGGCTGCATGCCCTGAACGATCTGCAGTTGACCCTCAAGCACGCCCACTGGAACGTCGTGGGCCGGGACTTCATCGGCGTCCACGAGATGTTGGACCCCCAGATCGAGCAGGTCCGCGCCATGATCGATGCGGTGGCCGAGCGCATGGCCACCATGGGCGTCTCGCCCAACGGCCTCCCCGGCGCACTAGTCAGCGAGCGCACTTGGGACGACTACTCGATCGGTCGCGCCGGCACTGCCGAGCACCTGGCCGCGCTGAACCTGGTCTACAACGGCGTCGTCGAGGACCACCGCAAGGCGATCGAGGAAGTCGGGGACATCGATCCGATCACCGAAGACCTGCTGATCGGCCAGACCGCCGAACTGGAGCTGTTCCAGTGGTTCATCCGCGCGCACCTCGAAAACGCCGAGGGCCGGCTGGAGTCGGAAGGCGCCAGGACGGAAAAGGACGCCGCCGGCAAGACGGAGAAGGGCAGCAAGTCCGATAAGTCCGGCAAGTCCAAGTAG